DNA sequence from the Actinomycetota bacterium genome:
ATCCCGGCCCCCCGCAGCCTCTTACGAAGCTGCCCGACGCTGAACGTCCATCCGTCGCGGATCTTGAAGCCCTGCAGCATCGCCTCGGGCACGGGCGGGATCCGTCGGAACGGGCGCGTGACGACGTCGCACGTGGCGTCCAGGTACCTCGATGCGGTGGAGACGATCCGGTCGGTCAATCCCTCGGCGACCGCGACCGACAACGCGTACACGCCGTAGTTGACGTGTCTGGACTCGTCGCGGGTCACGGCGGTGAAGCCGGCGCGGAACCCTGGCAGGACGTCGAACTGCCGCGCGACCTGAAGGATGCGGCGCTGGCCCGCGAGCGCGAGCATCCCCTCAATCAGCATGTGGTACAGCACGATCGAGTCGACCCATTTGCCGTAATCGCGCGGATCGAGACGGACCGCGTCCGTGACGTCGACCAGGTCCCTGTAGAACAGGCGGGCGAACCCCTTCTCCTTGTTGGACGTGTAGCCGATCTCATCGGTGACCCGCCGCGACTCCTCGAGTCCCTCTTCCTGCAGGACCTCCTTGAAGAAGCGGTCGAAGAAGATCGTGTGCCTCGCCTCGTCCACCAGTTGCGTCGCCAGGAACTGTC
Encoded proteins:
- a CDS encoding ribonucleotide-diphosphate reductase subunit beta, translated to MSDADVARTVEEAGLNEMSRMDIDDVYTLMDVQLRERPDPMTLYRRWEKQNWSVFDLDFSKDASDWAMFPYEFKEQLVLGFRGFYLGEAAVTDTLSPMVHAAPTDADRQFLATQLVDEARHTIFFDRFFKEVLQEEGLEESRRVTDEIGYTSNKEKGFARLFYRDLVDVTDAVRLDPRDYGKWVDSIVLYHMLIEGMLALAGQRRILQVARQFDVLPGFRAGFTAVTRDESRHVNYGVYALSVAVAEGLTDRIVSTASRYLDATCDVVTRPFRRIPPVPEAMLQGFKIRDGWTFSVGQLRKRLRGAGIGDEPIAGLERQWLDRIEANLDEYESRFGEPHPARLQERNAVA